In bacterium, a single window of DNA contains:
- the argF gene encoding ornithine carbamoyltransferase, protein MERPYAVERAQVELRGRDFLAIRDLDVQEMRTVLAVAAELKQRGRHGDRPPLLAGKVLALVFAKPSLRTHVTFETAMLHLGGHGIYLDSRSIGMGTRESYPDIARNLERWVDGIAARTFAHANVVALAAHARVPVINALSDWEHPCQALAALLTIEERFGRVGGVRIAWIGDGNNVLRSLVLGAVRLGASMAIATPPGYELDAETLRDARVCAADGATVDVTDDPVWAVRDADLVYTDVWTSMGQEAELEGRRRAFSRYQVNAALLAHAPRHAVVSHCLPAHRGEEITDELLDGPRAVAFDEAENRLHVQKSLLALAL, encoded by the coding sequence GTGGAGAGGCCGTACGCGGTGGAGCGGGCACAGGTCGAGCTGCGGGGGCGGGACTTCCTCGCGATCCGCGATCTCGACGTCCAGGAAATGCGCACCGTGCTGGCCGTGGCGGCGGAGCTGAAGCAGCGCGGCCGCCACGGTGACCGCCCACCGCTCCTCGCCGGCAAAGTGCTGGCGCTCGTGTTTGCCAAGCCGTCGCTTCGCACCCACGTGACCTTCGAGACGGCGATGCTGCACCTCGGCGGCCACGGGATCTATCTCGACTCGCGGAGCATCGGCATGGGGACCCGGGAGTCGTACCCCGACATCGCCCGCAATCTCGAGCGGTGGGTGGACGGGATCGCCGCGCGCACCTTCGCGCACGCGAACGTGGTGGCGCTGGCCGCGCACGCCCGCGTCCCGGTGATCAACGCGCTGTCGGACTGGGAGCACCCGTGTCAGGCGCTGGCCGCGTTGCTGACGATCGAGGAGCGCTTCGGACGCGTGGGCGGCGTCCGGATCGCGTGGATCGGCGACGGGAACAACGTGCTTCGCTCGCTCGTCCTTGGCGCCGTCCGGCTCGGAGCGTCGATGGCGATCGCCACGCCGCCGGGGTACGAGCTCGACGCGGAGACCTTGCGGGATGCGCGGGTGTGCGCTGCGGACGGCGCGACCGTCGACGTGACCGACGATCCGGTGTGGGCCGTGCGGGACGCGGATCTCGTGTACACCGACGTCTGGACGAGCATGGGGCAGGAGGCCGAGCTCGAGGGCCGGCGCCGCGCGTTCTCGCGGTACCAGGTCAATGCCGCGCTGCTCGCCCACGCCCCGCGCCATGCGGTCGTCTCGCACTGCCTCCCCGCCCATCGCGGCGAGGAGATCACCGACGAGCTGCTGGACGGGCCGCGCGCGGTGGCGTTTGACGAAGCGGAAAACCGCCTGCACGTGCAGAAGTCCCTTCTCGCGTTGGCGTTGTAA
- the glmM gene encoding phosphoglucosamine mutase: protein MGRFFGTDGIRGVANADLSTDLVDRLGRAAVHVLSPGGRGRFAVGRDPRISGDLLEAALVAACCSAGADVLRLGVLPTPGIALLTRDLDVHAGAVISASHNPMEDNGVKLFAPTGFKFPDEMEARIEVMMDEAPSLPRPTGAAVGRIQDVADAAERYLAYLVGLAGARLDGWRIAVDCANGATAHVAPRLWERLGATVIPLHASPNGTNINAGCGSTHPEVIQAAVLEHQADLGFAHDGDGDRVIAADRRGRVLDGDTIMGITALHHAARGTLPGNLLVATVMTNMGIEVALHARGVRLERARVGDRYVLERMLETGARVGGEQSGHVIFLDHATTGDGLVTALQLMNVLLESGRPVEEHAEPFLHRFPQILLNVRVQFPERWQDDPEILAAVADAERRLAGRGRVLVRASGTEPLVRVMTECDVAALAHETARSLVDLIARRLDGTVTTRDPSA from the coding sequence ATGGGGCGGTTCTTTGGGACGGACGGCATCCGCGGCGTCGCCAACGCCGATCTGTCCACCGACCTCGTGGACCGGCTCGGCCGCGCGGCGGTGCACGTGCTCTCGCCCGGCGGCCGGGGACGGTTCGCGGTCGGCCGCGATCCGCGCATCTCGGGTGACCTGCTCGAGGCCGCGCTCGTCGCGGCGTGTTGTTCTGCGGGCGCCGACGTGCTCCGCCTCGGCGTCCTGCCGACGCCGGGGATCGCGTTGCTGACGCGCGATCTCGACGTGCACGCCGGGGCCGTAATCTCCGCGTCGCACAATCCGATGGAGGACAACGGCGTCAAGCTGTTCGCACCGACCGGGTTCAAGTTCCCGGACGAGATGGAGGCGCGGATCGAGGTGATGATGGACGAGGCTCCGTCGTTGCCGCGGCCGACCGGGGCGGCCGTCGGCCGCATCCAGGATGTGGCCGACGCAGCGGAGCGGTACCTCGCCTACTTGGTCGGGCTCGCCGGGGCGCGGCTCGACGGCTGGCGCATCGCGGTGGACTGCGCGAACGGCGCGACCGCGCACGTCGCGCCGCGGCTGTGGGAGCGCCTCGGCGCAACCGTGATTCCCCTGCACGCCTCCCCCAACGGCACGAACATCAACGCCGGCTGCGGGTCCACGCATCCGGAGGTGATCCAGGCGGCGGTCCTCGAACACCAGGCCGACCTGGGGTTTGCGCACGACGGGGACGGCGACCGCGTGATCGCGGCGGATCGCCGCGGCCGCGTGCTCGACGGCGACACGATCATGGGCATCACCGCGCTTCACCATGCGGCGCGGGGCACGCTGCCCGGCAACCTGCTCGTGGCGACGGTGATGACCAACATGGGGATCGAGGTCGCCCTGCACGCGCGCGGCGTCCGTCTCGAGCGCGCGCGCGTGGGCGACCGGTATGTGTTGGAGCGGATGCTCGAAACCGGCGCGCGCGTCGGCGGAGAGCAGAGCGGACACGTGATCTTTCTCGACCATGCGACGACCGGAGACGGGTTGGTGACCGCGCTGCAGCTCATGAACGTGCTGCTGGAATCGGGCCGCCCCGTGGAGGAACACGCCGAACCGTTCCTGCACCGGTTCCCACAGATCTTGCTCAACGTGCGCGTCCAGTTTCCGGAGCGCTGGCAGGACGACCCCGAGATTCTCGCCGCGGTCGCCGACGCGGAGCGGCGCCTCGCGGGGCGTGGGCGCGTGCTCGTCCGCGCGTCCGGCACCGAGCCGTTGGTGCGCGTGATGACCGAATGCGACGTCGCCGCGCTCGCGCACGAGACGGCGCGGAGCCTCGTCGACCTCATCGCGCGGCGGCTCGACGGGACGGTGACGACGCGTGATCCGTCTGCGTGA
- a CDS encoding CdaR family protein has protein sequence MRRRFANTRFVYAVLSVVIATVMWLYVATAQNPLVERIMTLDLHVRGLGASEVVVQAPSRVQVHLQGPRSALALLTPALLDASVDLSGLRPGEHREPVYIAAPPEVRVVERTPAEAVVVIDALMRQRFAVEVSLIGVPPPGVTLGTPRVQPDHVAISGAATQVQEVRHVVVTLDTSQLRQQLFSSVPVHLLDATGQEVRGLTIDPSIVQATLPVREGTITKIVPVVPALVGSPASGLAVTGVTITPQTVAVSGSVTALQAIQTATTAPIDIGGARSDVTRKVALALPQGSAAQTQQVTVVVRIGRMLLSRVLPGVPVRISGVPKGSAARAAPDHVDVQVEGPQDAVQRLAPSALMVEVDASGPARGARRVAPRVVLPNGVRLLAITPAQITLTVAP, from the coding sequence ATGAGGCGGCGGTTCGCCAACACGCGATTCGTCTACGCGGTGCTCTCCGTCGTGATCGCGACCGTGATGTGGCTCTATGTGGCCACGGCGCAGAACCCGCTCGTCGAGCGCATCATGACGCTCGACCTCCACGTGCGCGGGCTGGGCGCGTCCGAGGTGGTGGTGCAGGCGCCCAGTCGCGTGCAGGTGCATCTGCAGGGACCGCGCTCCGCGCTCGCCCTGCTCACGCCGGCGCTGCTTGACGCGTCCGTGGATCTCAGCGGGCTCCGCCCCGGCGAGCACCGGGAGCCGGTCTACATCGCCGCGCCTCCCGAGGTGCGCGTCGTCGAGCGGACCCCGGCCGAGGCCGTCGTGGTGATCGACGCGCTCATGCGGCAGCGGTTCGCGGTCGAGGTCAGCCTGATCGGCGTGCCGCCCCCCGGAGTGACGCTGGGCACGCCGCGCGTCCAGCCCGATCACGTCGCGATCAGCGGCGCGGCGACGCAGGTGCAGGAGGTGCGGCACGTCGTCGTGACGCTCGACACCTCCCAGCTGCGACAGCAGCTCTTCAGCTCGGTCCCCGTGCACCTGCTCGACGCGACCGGCCAGGAGGTGCGCGGCCTGACGATCGATCCGTCGATCGTGCAGGCGACGCTGCCCGTGCGCGAGGGGACGATCACCAAGATCGTGCCCGTGGTGCCGGCGCTCGTCGGATCGCCGGCCTCGGGGCTCGCCGTGACCGGCGTCACGATCACGCCGCAGACCGTCGCAGTGTCGGGGTCGGTGACCGCGCTGCAGGCGATCCAGACCGCGACCACCGCGCCGATCGACATCGGCGGCGCGCGCAGCGACGTGACGCGGAAGGTGGCGTTGGCCCTCCCGCAGGGCAGCGCCGCCCAAACCCAACAGGTCACGGTCGTCGTGCGCATCGGCCGGATGCTGCTCTCTCGGGTCCTCCCGGGGGTGCCGGTGCGCATCTCGGGCGTGCCCAAGGGCTCGGCCGCGCGGGCGGCGCCAGACCACGTGGACGTCCAGGTTGAGGGCCCGCAGGACGCCGTGCAGCGGCTCGCGCCGTCCGCCCTCATGGTCGAGGTGGACGCCTCCGGGCCCGCACGCGGCGCCCGCCGTGTGGCGCCGCGCGTCGTCCTGCCGAACGGCGTCCGGCTGCTCGCAATCACGCCGGCCCAGATCACCCTGACCGTGGCGCCGTAG
- the cdaA gene encoding diadenylate cyclase CdaA has product MPWPVPFPLRVWDLVDILVVTIIVYQVLMLIRGTRAVQLVSGLAVLFGVYVVSRWLGLYTLQWLLGYVGLVVPIALLILFQPELRRMLEQLGRGGVSLVGLSPHGLDREAAIRLINDVTRAARVLGSRKIGALIVLERQVGLQDVIDTGIRVDGVVTVQLLINIFYPNTPLHDGALILRGNRVAAAGCLLPLSERPGLARGMGTRHRAALGITEDTDAVAVVVSEETGTISLAREGRVRRGLSEEELKVALLALAGPAPMRAGVFHVPRVPPLRVPAFWPWRKEA; this is encoded by the coding sequence ATGCCCTGGCCGGTACCGTTTCCGCTTCGCGTGTGGGACCTCGTCGACATCCTGGTCGTCACGATCATCGTCTACCAGGTGTTGATGCTGATTCGCGGCACCCGGGCGGTGCAGCTTGTCAGCGGGCTGGCCGTCCTGTTCGGCGTGTACGTGGTCAGCCGCTGGTTGGGCCTGTACACGCTGCAGTGGCTGTTGGGCTACGTTGGTTTGGTCGTCCCGATCGCGCTGCTGATCCTGTTCCAGCCGGAGCTGCGGCGCATGCTCGAGCAGCTCGGCCGGGGCGGCGTCTCGCTCGTGGGGCTGAGTCCCCACGGGCTGGACCGCGAAGCCGCGATCCGGCTCATCAACGACGTCACACGGGCGGCGCGCGTGCTCGGCTCCCGCAAGATCGGCGCGCTCATCGTGCTCGAGCGCCAGGTCGGCCTGCAGGACGTGATCGACACGGGGATCCGTGTGGACGGGGTTGTGACGGTGCAGTTGCTGATCAACATCTTCTATCCCAACACCCCGCTGCACGACGGCGCGTTGATCCTGCGGGGAAACCGCGTTGCGGCCGCGGGCTGCCTGCTCCCGCTGAGCGAACGCCCCGGGCTGGCCAGGGGGATGGGCACGCGCCACCGCGCGGCGCTGGGCATCACGGAAGACACGGACGCCGTCGCGGTCGTGGTGTCTGAGGAAACCGGGACGATCTCGCTCGCCCGGGAAGGACGCGTACGGCGCGGCCTGAGCGAGGAAGAGCTCAAGGTGGCCCTGCTCGCGCTCGCCGGCCCGGCGCCGATGCGAGCCGGCGTGTTTCACGTGCCGCGCGTGCCGCCGCTCCGCGTGCCAGCGTTCTGGCCGTGGAGGAAGGAGGCATGA